DNA from Triticum aestivum cultivar Chinese Spring chromosome 7D, IWGSC CS RefSeq v2.1, whole genome shotgun sequence:
CTTGAGGTAGTTGAGCTTGGGCAGGTCGTCCGGCTGCACCCGGGCGCGCTGCTCGCCCACCGCCGCCctgatctcctcctgcgccttcttCATCACCCGCGGGTTCCGGATCAGCTCCGACATGGCCCACAGGATCGTCACCGAGCTCGTGTCGATGCCACCCACGAAAGTGTCCTAACCGAATTTCAGTGATTATTAGAGTATATATGAGAGCAGACAATTAAGTGCGGCCGGCCGGCGAGGCGATCAGTGTCAATCAGTAGAGATTTTGTATTGGAATCGGGAGTCAGGACAGGAGGAGATACCATGATGATGGCCTTGACGTGGTCCTTGGTGAAGCCACGGTGCTCCTGCTTCCAGAGGTCGATGAGGACGTCGAcgaggtcgccgccgttctccggcTTGGGCCTCGCGGGGTCCAGGTGCTGCTCGATGACCGTCTCGAAGAAGTCGTCGAGGCTGCTGAAGAGCCGGTCACGGCGCGCGACGAGGCCGGTGAGGCGGTCGACGAGGCGGCCGGCGGCGTTGGGGAAGAAGTCCTCGGCGGAGAAGGTGGCGAGCATGTCCATGGCCTCGTCGAGCACGTGCTGGAAGTGCTTCTTGCGCGCCAGCATGTCCGCGCCGTAGACGTTCCCGAGCGCCACGGTGCCGATGATGCCGTCGGTGAAGGCGAAGATGTGCTCGCCGAGCGCCACCGGCTCGTCTGGGGCGAGGGCGGCCATGAGCTTGTCCACCTGCTCCTGGCGCGCGCCCCAGGCGGCCTTGACGCGGCGCATGCTGAGGAGCTCCACGATGAAGATCTTGCGCATCTCGCGCCAGTGCTCGCCGTAGGGAGCGAACGCcatgttcttgaacccgtaggagaGCCGCTTCGGGCCGGGGCACGCCGGCCGGCTGCAGCAGTCGGCGTCGTGCTCCTTGAGCACCTCACgcgccgccgacgccgacgacACCACCAGCATGTGCGTGGCGCCCAGGCGCAGCAGCATCACGGGACCGTGCCGCCGCGCCAGCTCCCGCAGGCTCCGGTGCGGGAGCGAGCCCAGCTGGTGCAGGTTGCCTAGCACCGGCAGCCGCGCCGGTCCCGGCGGCAGCTTGAACCCTTTCCTGCGCCTCACTATCAGAACCAGGACAGGCAGCaggaggccgaggccgaggaggagctgcCGCCATTGTTGGGGCAGCTGGACCTGTGGGAGGAGCTGCCAGTGGATCTGGGGGATCGGCATTTTGTTTTTCTTGGAGGTCTAGCCTTGTCCTCGCATGTGAGGATCGATGTGTTAGCGCTGCCCGTGACAAGGGAAGTTTTAAAGCCAGCGGAGTGCCCCGAGTATGGTTGACTTGACCTCGCTGGTCTATCTCTAAGCTAGGGAACCTTTTCGAAACTCAATTTTTCAAATAGCCTTTTTTAGGCCTGTTTGGTTTCAAATAAGTCATCAATTTATAAGTCGAAAAGTggaaaaagtgacttattttgccaaacagacccaacttataagtcataagttgctccaccccaacttaaaacttataagtcacccctttTTGCGTGGGTCCCATCACCTTTACATGAAAAAACAAGGTGGGAAGAtgtggtcaggtgacttataagtcaggtgacaaccaaacaggcgtgacttataagtcaatgattttaagtcacctgacttataaatcggtgacttattggaaccaaacaggcccttagcTTCTTCAACTCTATATTACccgcaaacaaacaaaaaaacctCTATACAATCCACATTATTAAGTCCTTATTTTGTACAATATACTTTTCCTTTGACGCATATTTATATGTTTTACTTTTCTTTATTATAAGTTAATCACCATGAATAATGAGTAGTCTATAATTGCCGCAAAAAAAATGAGTAGTCTATGATACTTATATTTTATGATTCTTTTCTCAATGCATATTGTTAGTTCTCTCTGGCCATTCCCACAAATAAAGAAGTTCTCTCTTGCCATTGTTATTGTTCGTAACTTAATTTTTGAAAAGTGCAAATATACTTTTTGGTGGAACCGGGCAAGCATGGACCAAAATGACAAAAAAAATGTAATCAAACATATACCATagattttcaaaagtcaaactttaaccaagtttataaagaaaattatttatatctacaataccaagtatataaaatatgaaactacatcttatgatTTATGTTTTgcattctagatgtaaatatttttctccccaaacttggtcaaagtttgtgaggtttgacttctaaaatctatatgcactacattatggaatggagggagtactatatatttAGTGTGACTCATTGGTCTCCCATTTGCATGTCTACATACTCCCTCCCTCTAAAATTACTTGTTGCggaaattgatgtatctagacgtattttagttctagatacatccatttttatccaattcagggacaagtaattccggacggagggagtacatgattggCACCATGTGAATTTAGCTCCATTAAAAAAGAACTACAACTTTCAATCCGTGCATAGGAATTATGATCCGTTTTCACTTTGTTCTTGCGACGGTCAAATTTCGAACTACATCTCATTTGTACATGTTTCGACGAGGTTTATTGCTACAGAAAGAACCTCCTTTGTCGGTGGCAAACATGACGCAAGTTAGTCTGATATTTTTGTTAAGTTGGCTACCATAATGGCTAACCTTTATCATAAGTTAACACCATGAATAATGAGTTGTCTAATATTATTCTAGGTTTCCTACAATAGGCAACTTTGTTTCAAGATAGGCAATTAACAACAATGATAGATATCTTTTCATAGTACTTTAGTTAACTAATTAGGAATGTTGGGCAGTTGAGACCATCACCGGTAAACAAGTTCATAGTAGGATATGGAGTTTGTGAGCTCAAGCTCGCATGAGCTCGAGTGAACAATAATTCCAAcaaaatagtaaaaaaaaattaGTAAATATGTTTTTTTGGTAAGAAACATTGATATTTCTTTCCACGGCGTGCAAATTTTCGCGATGAAATAATATCCGCGGAGGCGCTCTTTTAAGCGCACGAAGGGAGGGTGCTTGAGCTCACCAACCCCTCTGAGTGCCCTTGCCCTTTTATATACCTAGCTAAAAAAatcaccatcatatgattcaaaTATTTTCACGAGGCAGATACACCTGCCATTGTTGATCTTCATCCCGAAGGGCTGCCACTAGTAGAAGATTAGGTGATCTCCAATGCCTTCACAACTTATTGGTTGCAAATCCACAACATTGGATGCTTTATAAGGACTCCAAATGTATAGAGGTATCCAAACTCCAAGAGTAACTCACATGATGGAAACTCGGCGAGGGAGTTATTCTTGGCTTCAAAGTTTAGTCGGATAGATCGTTGGTATGGTTAGCTCTTAAATCCCTCTTCTCCCTCACAAAAGGTTCGAAGTTTGAGGTAGGGAAGAGTGAAGAGCTCTCAAGCGATGGCTGTAACTTTGCAATCCAATCCATTCTTACATTTGAGGGGCTTGAAGGATTAAAATCCTCTTCAGATGCTTGGGTTCAAACACAAGAGCCGTGCTACAACGCTTGGATCCCAAAATACAATACTCGTGCAAGAGATACTTCGGGGATTCTAAGGCTACAAAAAAACATTCGACTTAAACTTGAGTTTTATGCAAGTATAGAAGGGACATGACAATCTTTGATGGATGAGTATTAGTGTCAACTGAGAACTAGTTATTTCAAATCAACCGAGCTTTGTATGAATGCAACTCTACTATAGATAAAGCTGATATGAGATCATGTTGTGATCAACCTCTCGACCTCATTATTTGCAAAATTAGTTATTCCAAACATATATGAGATGGTGGTGCCAGGGTAGAGGTTCGCTCGTAGGTGCAACTCGGCATGTAGCACCAACGACTTGGGTAGGAAGACGTCGTGGTTCGACTCACTGAGATCGATTGCTGCTAAGCCTGTTGGCTTGCTCCAGGTGAACCCCTGTATGAGCTTGGCGAAGAGCATCATGCACATAGCAGTCCCAAGTGATGCAGCTACACACCCATGACGGCCGGTGCTAAAGGAGATGAACCTTAGCTCGTTCTCCGTTAGTACCACACCACCATCACTGTCAGCGGCCATATTGATGTGCCGCTCTGGCTTGAAGCGAAGCGGCTCATCCCAAACTATTGGGTTTCGACCGAGCCCTGTGCAGCTAAGGATAGCATGGCTTCCCCTGGGTCGATTTATGGCTTTTCGCTTCCCGCGGGATGCGAACATGTTTAAATTGCCCCTAAAGAATATCAAAGATATGATTAAAGAAGCAATGGCTAAAGAGGGCAGGTGGTAGCCAGCGAAGGTGGTGTCAGAGAGCGCGACATGTGGGACATTGAAGGGTGCCATGGGGTGCAGCCGGAACTACTCACGGACACATGCCtttgcgaagatgagcggtgggATGTCCGACTCGTGCACCAGCCGCTTTCGGCCCACCACACGGTCCATCTCTTCCACCGTCTTTCCCATCACCTCTGGCGCATTCGCCATCTCTGCTAGGGCCCACTCGGTGGCATTCGACGGGTAGTCCACCGCGGCAACTGTTATGGCCTGCACAGCACCACCATACATTGCAGTACGCATGCAACACGTTAGTTAGTGAGAGATATTTTTCTGTTGTTGCATCTTATAGGATGCTTGGGAATGTTTGACGTGACGTGCATGCATAATATCATCAACATTATGTTGTTAAAAAAGCTGAATGGTTTAGTAATAGTAGCTGACGTCACAAACTCACAAGTAGGTATTATCAACATTATGTAGTTAAAAAAACTTAATGGTTTTGCCTAGTCTAAGTCtataagggcatttttatcccttagttggttttggtgattgatgacaatgcttttgcggactaatcatgtgcatcgaatatttcagatatattgactaggcacaagatgatttggtttccctcgaaggctatggaagacggcgtttctcttcgtttcttttcggtggtattgagtcatacggaagccgtactattaagagggggtccgcgttggaaaggttgggtggattcatcacgtacacatcttcctttgcacctcctttcctctagcctttggagtatcctatgttttccttgtctatgcaaatattgctcttgcttgctgaactagggcgtgcggtagtactgctccttagagcggtagtaccgcaggaccttgcggtagtaccgcaagggcccacggtagtaccgcttctagtaagcggtagtaccgtggtatctgacttagttccgcaagtacgcggcagtaaggggcggatgtaattttttacatccgcgcctcgcgcggtagtaccgctgctggcttacggtactaccgcgtcgggtttttgcatcgactccaactctgcggaagtagccacggatgtaattttttatatccgtgccttcccatctctggacagcccctgccttgcggtagtaccgcaagggggagcggtagtaccgcgccagcagtactaccgccctctgctttagtgcattttaggctgtcctggtctctgctgcgtgggcggtagtaccgcggggccctgcggtagtaccgcgtgcccctgcggtagtaccgcgcctcaggtacggtagtaccgcgttgcgcaggctgagttggtggataacggttggatttgttcctccactatataaggggtgtcttcctcctctagttgactatctcttccacctccaaactccattgttgctccaagctccattttcgcccgatctccttccctagccaatcaaacttgttgattctctagggattggttgagaaggccccgatctacacttccaccaagagaaatttgaatccccccactaatcccttgtggatcttgttactcttgggtgtttgagcaccctagacggttgaggtcaccgcggagccatagtccattgtggtgaagcttcgtggtatcgttgggagcctccaattaagttgtggagattgccccaaccttgtttgtaaaggtttggtcgccgcctccaagggcaccaatagtggaatcacggcatctcgcattgtgtgagggcgtgaggagaatacggtggccctagtggcttcttggggagcattgtgcctccacaccgctccaacggagacgtacttcctctcaaagggaaggaacttcggtaacacatcctcgtcttcaccggctccactcttggttatctcgtgcctttacttgtgcaagcttatttgtgctttatctcttgcttgcgtgtgtgcttattgttgttgcatcatataggttgctcacctagttgcatatctagacaacctactttgatgcaaagtttaaattggtaaagaaaagctaaaaattgttagttgcctattcaccccccctctagtcaactatatcgatcctttcaattggtatcagagcctcgtctctttattaaggactttaccgtccgaaagagtatggttgacgtcgtagacggtgtggaggagcactccggtgtgaatccggtctcgtctacgggagatgggggaaccgcggtctctcgtgaggaattcaatgtggcgttggacacattgaaaacctccatgacgaccgaggtcgaaagcatgtttaataaattcttagaagggcttaaactttccaccgcaccgttgaaagtgggtgatcccgctaacaaggtgacggatgctacctccgacaagggggaagctactagcgagaaagctccttcttctagtggtaaaaatggcaccggcatctttgcccatgtggaacctccacttgtctatggtggaccgcttccttccactcatttgaatcatgccggaccggcccctaagattgagaagaatgtagaatttgattcttgggtctatcgttttaagcgtcatttaaatcatgtgaacactaacctttggagaatcattgaagaaggtttctatccgcatgaccgaaggaacttcactcctagagaagccgtggatgatcaattca
Protein-coding regions in this window:
- the LOC123169325 gene encoding 4-hydroxyphenylacetaldehyde oxime monooxygenase — translated: MPIPQIHWQLLPQVQLPQQWRQLLLGLGLLLPVLVLIVRRRKGFKLPPGPARLPVLGNLHQLGSLPHRSLRELARRHGPVMLLRLGATHMLVVSSASAAREVLKEHDADCCSRPACPGPKRLSYGFKNMAFAPYGEHWREMRKIFIVELLSMRRVKAAWGARQEQVDKLMAALAPDEPVALGEHIFAFTDGIIGTVALGNVYGADMLARKKHFQHVLDEAMDMLATFSAEDFFPNAAGRLVDRLTGLVARRDRLFSSLDDFFETVIEQHLDPARPKPENGGDLVDVLIDLWKQEHRGFTKDHVKAIIMDTFVGGIDTSSVTILWAMSELIRNPRVMKKAQEEIRAAVGEQRARVQPDDLPKLNYLKMVLKETLRLYPPATLLLPRETMRHVRIGGYDVPAGTRVAVNAWALGRDPASWGEDADEFNPDRFEAGARHGEVDLHGAHFELVPFGAGRRICPGMAMALMNVEFALANLLCGFDWALPEGTKAEDLCMEEAGGLTFHRKTPLVLVPTPYVPPSAA